Proteins encoded together in one Lathyrus oleraceus cultivar Zhongwan6 chromosome 5, CAAS_Psat_ZW6_1.0, whole genome shotgun sequence window:
- the LOC127078949 gene encoding acyl-CoA-binding domain-containing protein 4-like, which translates to MTWVSLINFKHEVFAEFKKFEIKTENQCGKKLKILRIDGEDEYNSTEFRKFCEENGIEHEVTTLYTPRHNGLDEVRNAKRTLLNDLHILDLETMTWDEIDVVGVPPSPRSDHAAAVHVERYLLIFRGGSHATCYNGLHVLDLQTTEWSRPTQQGEKPTPRAGHAGVIVGENWFIVGGDDKSGASETVVLNMSMLAWSAVTFVQGCVPVASEGLSLVVSSNDGEDVLVSFGGYNGRYNNEVYILKLSHKSTLQSKINENSIPDSGFAVPNATNATRESEPELGAD; encoded by the exons ATGACGTGGGTATCCCTTATAAATttcaaacacgaggtgtttgcTGAATTTAAGAAGTTCGAAATCAAGACTGAGAATCAGTGTGGTAAGAAGCTGAAAATTCTCAGAATTGATGGTGAAGATGAGTATAACTCTACAGAATTCAGaaagttctgtgaggagaatggaattgagcatgaggtgacTACTCTATACACTCCTCGACATAATGGTCTTGATGAAGTAAGAA ATGCAAAAAGGACTCTCTTGAATGACCTGCATATTCTGGACTTGGAAACTATGACTTGGGACGAAATTGATGTCGTTGGAGTGCCTCCTTCCCCAAGGTCTGATCATGCTGCTGCTGTACATGTGGAGCGATACTTGCTCATCTTCAGAGGGGGTTCACATGCAACTTGCTACAATGGTTTACATGTTCTCGATTTGCAAACTACGGAATGGTCTCGCCCCACACAACAAGGTGAGAAACCAACTCCACGTGCAGGACATGCTGGTGTGATAGTAGGAGAGAACTGGTTCATTGTTGGTGGCGACGACAAGAGCGGGGCTTCGGAGACGGTTGTACTGAACATGTCTATGCTGGCTTGGTCAGCAGTAACATTTGTTCAAGGATGTGTTCCTGTTGCTAGTGAGGGTTTGAGTTTGGTTGTAAGTTCGAATGATGGAGAAGATGTACTTGTATCTTTTGGAGGATACAATGGACGTTACAACAATGAAGTATATATTCTTAAACTAAGCCACAAATCCACCTTACAatccaaaataaatgaaaattCCATACCAGACAGTGGTTTTGCTGTACCAAATGCTACAAATGCTACTCGAGAGTCGGAGCCTGAACTTGGAGCAGACTAG